In the Haloferula helveola genome, one interval contains:
- a CDS encoding peptidoglycan D,D-transpeptidase FtsI family protein gives MEPRQSLRIILLTALVLVGFGALLSRLYDFQINRRAHYQALVPGDREVTVREPGIRGAILDRNGVELARNKRNYEVYFDLEEIYKSYRRQHNEDATHEVLGSEKGMPRVKEETDIVEIVNTWVIPRLVDLGVAKNYSASALKTHYVTHRGLVPFSYNTELDYAEFARLAEHSVEVPGVYLDVRPQREYPYKALASHVLGYTQPWEKGDIPDQAKRQFDHYIGEEKGKSGIEATFNDMLSGPAGSRTLVKNDKGKITGMIDYRPPDVGADVTLTIDARVQYLVSNVLRRAGRAAGVVMDVRTGEILAMASVPDYNPNDYIPSIDAEVYKAYRLNPCSPFTDRCISGFAPGSTFKLGTAVTGALNGYADRSYSCSGFVAYGSYKPRCWLRSGHGTLSLPSAIQRSCNPYFFRMSNQLGGEKMVAGLTMLGFGQPTGVPLPNETPGVFAGSKIWRQANRGEPLTPATIAQLSIGQGGTLASPLQLCAMVSCIANGGRYYKPRLVKSAILPNGSVLVEDRPSLKVDLIKEGMRPADLEKIRLGMWKAVNEPGGTAGRTKIPDVEVAAKTGTAQTSDDGKPSHNAWTVAFAPFDEPRYAVTVLVQNGKSGGAVCGPLVHLILRGLLARDEGMRLPLGQLEPAIGNKDPIEVTELPEDVLAAIEATDVGETGDETGSPLAVQPAITLPVDEPVTPEPTITPEVDEEGTVIPRAVPVEEP, from the coding sequence ATGGAACCGCGCCAAAGCCTCCGCATCATCCTCCTGACCGCCCTCGTGCTGGTCGGGTTCGGAGCCCTGCTGTCGCGACTCTACGACTTCCAGATCAACCGCCGCGCCCACTACCAGGCGCTGGTCCCCGGCGACCGCGAGGTCACGGTCCGGGAACCGGGTATCCGCGGCGCGATCCTCGACCGCAACGGCGTCGAACTCGCGCGCAACAAGCGCAACTACGAGGTCTACTTCGATCTCGAGGAGATCTACAAATCCTACCGCAGGCAGCATAACGAGGATGCCACCCACGAGGTACTAGGCAGCGAGAAGGGCATGCCGCGTGTGAAAGAGGAGACCGACATCGTCGAGATCGTCAACACCTGGGTGATTCCCCGCTTGGTCGATCTGGGTGTCGCCAAGAACTACAGCGCCAGCGCGCTGAAGACGCACTACGTCACCCACCGCGGTCTCGTGCCATTCTCCTACAATACCGAGCTCGACTACGCCGAGTTCGCCCGACTGGCCGAACACAGCGTCGAGGTCCCCGGAGTCTATCTCGATGTCCGCCCGCAGCGCGAGTATCCGTACAAGGCGCTGGCGTCGCACGTTTTGGGCTACACCCAGCCGTGGGAGAAGGGCGACATCCCCGACCAGGCTAAGCGGCAGTTCGATCACTACATCGGCGAGGAGAAGGGCAAGAGCGGCATCGAGGCGACCTTCAACGACATGCTCAGCGGCCCGGCCGGCAGCCGGACGCTGGTCAAGAACGACAAGGGCAAGATCACCGGCATGATCGACTACCGGCCACCGGATGTCGGCGCCGACGTCACCCTGACCATCGACGCCCGCGTGCAGTATCTCGTCTCGAACGTGCTCCGCCGCGCCGGCCGAGCCGCGGGAGTGGTCATGGACGTCCGCACCGGCGAGATCCTGGCGATGGCCTCGGTTCCTGACTACAACCCGAACGACTACATTCCCAGTATCGACGCCGAGGTCTACAAGGCCTACCGCCTGAACCCCTGCTCGCCGTTCACCGACCGCTGTATCTCCGGCTTCGCACCGGGATCGACATTCAAGCTCGGAACCGCGGTAACAGGCGCACTGAATGGCTATGCGGACCGCAGCTACTCGTGCTCCGGCTTCGTCGCCTACGGCAGCTACAAGCCCCGCTGCTGGCTGCGTTCGGGCCACGGCACGCTCAGCCTGCCCTCGGCGATCCAGCGCTCGTGCAATCCGTATTTCTTCCGGATGAGCAACCAGCTCGGAGGAGAGAAGATGGTCGCGGGACTGACCATGCTCGGCTTCGGACAGCCGACCGGCGTGCCCCTTCCCAACGAAACACCGGGCGTGTTCGCCGGTTCGAAGATCTGGCGCCAGGCGAACCGGGGCGAGCCGCTGACTCCCGCCACCATCGCCCAGCTTTCGATCGGCCAGGGCGGCACTCTTGCCAGCCCGCTGCAGCTCTGCGCGATGGTGTCGTGCATCGCCAACGGCGGCCGCTACTACAAGCCGCGACTGGTAAAGTCGGCGATCCTGCCCAACGGATCGGTGCTGGTGGAAGACCGGCCCAGCCTGAAGGTCGACCTGATCAAGGAGGGCATGCGCCCCGCCGATCTCGAGAAGATCCGTCTGGGCATGTGGAAGGCCGTCAATGAACCCGGCGGTACTGCCGGGCGCACCAAGATCCCCGATGTCGAGGTCGCGGCCAAAACCGGAACCGCCCAGACTTCCGACGACGGCAAGCCGTCGCACAACGCGTGGACCGTTGCTTTCGCCCCCTTCGACGAACCCCGCTACGCCGTCACCGTGCTGGTGCAGAACGGCAAGTCGGGCGGCGCCGTCTGCGGACCACTGGTTCACCTCATCCTCCGCGGCCTGCTGGCGCGCGACGAGGGCATGCGCCTCCCGCTCGGCCAACTTGAGCCCGCAATCGGGAACAAGGATCCTATCGAAGTGACCGAACTTCCCGAAGACGTTCTTGCGGCCATTGAAGCGACCGACGTCGGCGAGACCGGCGACGAAACCGGCTCACCTCTCGCAGTCCAACCGGCAATCACCCTGCCGGTCGATGAACCCGTCACCCCCGAACCCACCATCACCCCAGAAGTCGACGAGGAAGGCACCGTGATTCCGCGTGCCGTTCCCGTCGAAGAACCCTGA
- a CDS encoding Rne/Rng family ribonuclease yields the protein MIKRIKRILGIGKPSPKEGNTIIINNEALERRVALLEDGMLEEYTVEREGDDNIVGGVFKGRVKNIEPGLKAMFVDIGLDKNAFLHFWDALPAALDSGLEEIKRGNKPKKQKKISSKDIPNIYPVGSEIMIQVSKGPIGTKGPRVTTNISLAGRYLVLMPYTEQFGISRKIDDPQERARLRKIMQRLSVPDGMGIIMRTVALGTRARHFVRDLAMLLEQWEEVERKRDSRPAPVCAFREPGLIERTARDFLTDSVDQVICDDEETTELVREIAGKVSRRAKRRVHHLPTTQPIFEALNLQKQIDEAFTRQVWLKCGGYIVIDETEALISIDVNTGRNRGSKDVDKMILQTNIEAAEETARQLRLRNIGGLVVVDFIDMRHRRDQQQVYKAMKERLKRDKAKTQVLQISSIGLMEMTRQRLNESLLDTMYEPCPYCQARGRVKTPMTMSVEIQRRLTSVIAKMREKGEGDLIVVVSPDVLNRFKTLDSKILVEMERQHSGRLIFRSDPALHRERFAIIDAKTEKAIESA from the coding sequence ATGATCAAACGCATCAAGCGCATCCTCGGCATCGGCAAGCCCAGCCCGAAGGAAGGCAACACCATCATCATCAACAACGAGGCCCTGGAACGGCGTGTCGCCCTGCTCGAGGACGGCATGCTCGAGGAATACACGGTCGAACGCGAAGGAGACGACAACATCGTCGGCGGCGTCTTCAAGGGCCGGGTCAAGAACATCGAACCCGGCCTCAAGGCGATGTTCGTCGACATCGGCCTCGACAAGAACGCGTTCCTCCACTTCTGGGACGCCCTCCCTGCGGCGCTCGACTCGGGACTTGAGGAGATCAAGCGCGGCAACAAGCCGAAGAAACAGAAGAAGATCAGCTCGAAGGACATTCCGAACATCTACCCGGTGGGTTCGGAGATCATGATCCAGGTCTCCAAGGGACCGATCGGCACCAAGGGTCCGCGGGTCACCACCAACATCTCGCTGGCGGGCCGCTACCTCGTCCTCATGCCTTACACCGAGCAGTTCGGTATTTCGCGTAAGATCGATGACCCTCAGGAACGCGCCCGGCTCCGCAAGATCATGCAACGGCTTTCGGTGCCCGACGGCATGGGCATCATCATGCGCACCGTCGCCCTCGGCACCCGGGCACGGCACTTCGTCCGCGACCTCGCCATGCTTCTCGAGCAATGGGAAGAGGTCGAGAGGAAGCGGGATTCCCGCCCCGCGCCGGTCTGCGCGTTCCGCGAACCCGGCCTGATCGAGCGGACGGCCCGCGACTTCCTGACCGACTCGGTCGATCAGGTGATCTGCGACGACGAGGAGACCACCGAGCTCGTTCGCGAGATCGCCGGCAAGGTCTCCCGCCGCGCCAAGCGCCGCGTCCACCACCTGCCGACGACCCAGCCGATCTTCGAGGCACTCAACCTCCAGAAGCAAATCGACGAAGCCTTCACCCGCCAGGTCTGGCTGAAGTGCGGCGGCTACATCGTCATCGACGAGACCGAGGCGCTGATCTCGATCGACGTCAACACCGGCCGCAACCGGGGCTCGAAGGACGTCGACAAGATGATCCTTCAAACCAACATCGAAGCCGCCGAGGAGACCGCCCGCCAGCTCCGTCTCCGGAACATCGGCGGTCTCGTGGTGGTCGACTTCATCGACATGCGCCACCGCCGGGACCAGCAGCAGGTCTACAAGGCGATGAAGGAACGCCTCAAGCGGGATAAGGCGAAGACTCAGGTGCTTCAGATCTCGTCAATCGGCCTGATGGAGATGACCCGCCAGCGCCTCAACGAGAGCCTGCTCGATACGATGTACGAGCCATGCCCGTACTGCCAGGCCCGCGGCCGCGTGAAAACACCGATGACCATGAGCGTCGAGATCCAGCGCCGCCTGACTTCGGTGATCGCCAAGATGCGCGAGAAGGGCGAAGGCGATCTGATCGTGGTCGTGAGTCCCGACGTGCTGAACCGCTTCAAGACCCTCGACAGCAAGATCCTCGTCGAAATGGAGCGCCAGCACTCCGGCCGCCTTATCTTCCGATCCGACCCGGCTCTCCACCGCGAGCGTTTCGCCATCATCGACGCCAAGACCGAGAAGGCGATCGAGTCGGCCTGA
- a CDS encoding HupE/UreJ family protein, which translates to MWSRLIAISLLLAGLLRAHQIDEITIELEIGPGRWTATLQADAAYMLPEYRGDSDIAPFDLAWLRTRTPEEWTRIREETRKYLRETLGIRDGSYEISFPDFETSPPRFVQEGIAEMLPNLTVVLEGDIAAAGLDINWNEPFDVVLILINEGESFPLVSGESIRFEPQRKPRSFTRWIQLGFRHILPDGLDHILFILGIFLLKPKWRPLLAQSLVFTLTHSLTLALAALGWVNLPASVVEPAIALSIVWIAIENLRPKEIGLGRYLTIAAFGLVHGLGFARILSDALPDAAHPFLPLVGFNLGVELGQITILVAGLAIAGWWKEERFAKLRLGGSILIALVAAFWFVERLLDRPGSDRADRAILDLELAVAASRE; encoded by the coding sequence GTGTGGTCCCGTCTGATTGCCATCTCCCTGCTGCTGGCCGGGCTGCTCCGGGCGCATCAGATTGATGAGATCACCATCGAGCTGGAGATCGGCCCCGGGCGGTGGACCGCCACCTTGCAGGCCGACGCCGCCTACATGCTGCCGGAGTATCGCGGCGACTCCGACATCGCCCCGTTCGATCTCGCGTGGCTAAGAACCCGCACCCCGGAGGAGTGGACCCGGATTCGCGAAGAGACGCGCAAGTATCTGCGTGAGACCCTCGGGATCCGCGACGGCAGCTACGAAATCTCCTTTCCCGACTTCGAAACCTCTCCTCCCCGTTTCGTCCAGGAAGGCATCGCCGAGATGCTTCCGAACCTCACCGTGGTTCTCGAAGGGGATATCGCGGCAGCCGGCCTCGATATCAATTGGAACGAACCCTTCGACGTCGTCTTGATCCTGATCAACGAAGGAGAGTCCTTTCCCCTCGTCAGTGGTGAATCGATCCGCTTCGAGCCGCAGCGCAAACCCCGCAGCTTCACCCGATGGATTCAACTCGGCTTCCGCCACATACTTCCGGACGGCCTCGACCACATCCTTTTCATTCTCGGCATTTTCCTGCTGAAACCGAAATGGCGTCCGCTCCTAGCGCAGAGCCTCGTCTTCACCCTGACCCATTCGTTGACACTGGCACTGGCAGCCCTTGGATGGGTCAACCTGCCCGCGTCGGTCGTCGAACCGGCGATCGCCCTCAGCATCGTCTGGATCGCCATAGAGAATCTTCGGCCGAAAGAAATCGGCCTCGGCCGCTATCTGACCATCGCGGCATTCGGACTGGTCCACGGATTGGGATTCGCCCGCATTCTCTCCGATGCGCTACCCGATGCCGCCCACCCCTTTCTCCCGCTCGTCGGATTCAATCTCGGCGTCGAACTCGGACAGATCACGATCCTCGTTGCCGGACTCGCGATCGCCGGTTGGTGGAAGGAAGAACGATTCGCGAAGTTGCGTCTCGGCGGGTCGATCCTGATCGCGCTTGTCGCCGCCTTCTGGTTCGTCGAGAGACTTCTCGACCGGCCCGGATCAGACCGTGCGGATCGCGCCATCCTTGATCTCGAGTTGGCGGTCGCCGCGAGTCGCGAGTGA
- a CDS encoding YegJ family protein — MKLSNAFRLLVTLLLACLLQFSCEEHAGERNDEIIQVESDDEEMNEAIDTARETLDQFLEKRSGSKDEFFGLLKVYFEDEGDSEENGEHMWVSLISEENGNFTGTLLSSPGWLKSVKQGDEVGFGRSDITDWLYTEDGRAVGAYTVQLLRSRMTEEERADHDSSYPFSFE; from the coding sequence ATGAAACTCAGCAACGCCTTCCGCCTGCTTGTCACCCTCTTGCTGGCCTGCCTTCTCCAATTCTCCTGCGAGGAACATGCCGGCGAGCGGAACGACGAGATCATTCAGGTGGAGTCCGATGACGAGGAGATGAATGAGGCGATCGACACCGCCAGAGAGACCCTCGATCAGTTCTTGGAGAAACGCTCCGGCAGTAAGGATGAGTTCTTCGGCCTCCTGAAAGTGTACTTCGAAGATGAAGGCGACTCAGAAGAAAACGGCGAGCACATGTGGGTGAGCCTGATCTCCGAGGAGAACGGCAACTTCACCGGCACACTGCTCAGCTCCCCCGGATGGCTCAAGAGCGTCAAGCAAGGCGATGAAGTTGGATTCGGCCGCTCGGACATCACGGACTGGCTATACACTGAAGACGGTCGTGCCGTCGGAGCCTACACGGTTCAACTCCTCCGGTCGCGCATGACCGAGGAGGAACGGGCGGACCACGACTCGAGTTACCCGTTCTCCTTCGAGTAA
- a CDS encoding alpha-L-glutamate ligase-like protein, protein MNRWWHRFFRTPGELEAMGVVGINMRNARFVLPNNPRRLYDLVDNKVRTKTLAEEREIAVPETYGIASSPAHVRYLDRLLGDHESFVIKPARGSGGKGVLVVSGREDGYFVKPSGARLSMIDVKHHLQNVLAGLFSLGGKRDVALIEYRVKASRVMTEISFQGAPDIRVVMLHGYPLMAMLRASTRQSDGRSNLHQGAIGIGVDIATGRTIHAVHHGRSVEQHPDLKVPLIGVEVPEWDRILDIAVTCHEMTGLGYLGVDLMVDEDRGPLMIEVNARPGLAIQLANGVGLLKRLEPAAERAKKYPHDERKDKIAFARKAFASRVVTA, encoded by the coding sequence ATGAACCGCTGGTGGCACCGGTTTTTCCGAACGCCCGGCGAGCTCGAGGCGATGGGAGTCGTGGGCATCAACATGCGGAACGCGCGTTTCGTGCTGCCGAACAATCCCCGCAGGCTCTACGATCTCGTCGACAACAAGGTGCGGACCAAGACGCTCGCGGAGGAGCGGGAGATCGCGGTGCCGGAGACCTACGGGATCGCTAGTAGCCCGGCCCATGTCCGGTATCTCGACCGGCTGCTGGGGGACCACGAGTCCTTCGTGATCAAACCGGCCCGCGGATCCGGAGGGAAGGGGGTGCTGGTCGTTTCGGGTCGGGAGGACGGGTATTTCGTCAAGCCGAGTGGCGCCCGGCTCTCGATGATCGACGTGAAGCACCATCTCCAGAACGTGCTCGCGGGTCTTTTTTCACTGGGTGGCAAACGGGATGTCGCGCTCATTGAGTACCGGGTGAAGGCGTCGCGGGTGATGACCGAGATCAGCTTCCAAGGCGCGCCCGACATACGCGTGGTGATGCTCCACGGCTATCCGCTGATGGCCATGCTCCGGGCTTCGACGCGGCAGTCGGACGGGCGATCGAATCTCCACCAGGGGGCGATCGGCATCGGTGTCGACATCGCCACCGGCCGGACGATCCATGCGGTTCACCATGGTCGGTCGGTCGAGCAGCATCCCGATCTGAAAGTTCCGTTGATCGGTGTCGAGGTCCCGGAATGGGACCGGATCCTGGATATCGCGGTGACCTGTCACGAAATGACCGGACTCGGTTATCTCGGGGTCGACCTGATGGTGGACGAGGACCGCGGCCCGCTGATGATCGAGGTCAACGCCCGGCCGGGGCTGGCGATCCAACTCGCGAACGGTGTCGGTCTACTCAAGCGTCTCGAGCCGGCCGCGGAACGGGCCAAGAAGTATCCCCATGACGAGCGGAAGGACAAGATCGCCTTTGCGAGGAAAGCCTTCGCTTCGCGGGTCGTCACTGCCTAG
- a CDS encoding ABC transporter ATP-binding protein — protein MIEARNLHRSYRIGKKSVEVLHGIDLSIQAGERVFLCGPSGAGKTTLLYTLAGLERPQQGEVVIGETSLYSLNPKKQAAFRNRNIGYIFQNYLLLPELTALENVMVVGAISGANTEEEAQAALERVGLANRADHLPAELSGGEQQRVAIARAVANRPKVLFADEPTGNLDSRNSAEVMDLLLGLATESGTTLAVVTHDPSLATRGDRQLEIKDGAIRTV, from the coding sequence ATGATTGAGGCACGCAACCTTCACCGCAGCTACCGGATCGGCAAGAAGTCGGTCGAGGTTCTTCACGGAATTGACCTGTCGATCCAAGCGGGCGAGCGGGTCTTTCTCTGCGGGCCGAGCGGCGCCGGCAAAACCACGCTTCTTTACACGCTCGCCGGGCTCGAACGGCCGCAGCAGGGCGAGGTGGTCATCGGCGAAACGAGCCTGTATTCGCTCAATCCGAAGAAGCAGGCGGCCTTCCGCAACCGGAATATCGGATACATTTTCCAGAACTACCTGCTGCTCCCCGAACTTACGGCCCTGGAGAACGTGATGGTGGTCGGAGCCATCAGCGGAGCCAACACGGAAGAGGAGGCGCAGGCCGCCTTGGAAAGGGTCGGTTTGGCCAATCGGGCCGACCATCTGCCGGCCGAGCTTTCCGGGGGCGAGCAGCAACGGGTGGCGATCGCCCGGGCGGTGGCGAACCGGCCCAAGGTGCTTTTTGCCGACGAGCCGACCGGGAATTTGGATTCACGCAACAGCGCGGAGGTCATGGATCTGTTGCTCGGTCTTGCCACCGAAAGCGGCACGACCCTCGCGGTGGTTACCCACGATCCGTCACTCGCGACTCGCGGCGACCGCCAACTCGAGATCAAGGATGGCGCGATCCGCACGGTCTGA
- a CDS encoding UUP1 family membrane protein produces MASRIKLIAIVLVLTLLGGGLAAYKHVNLGIPLMVGKKPTEWLVEAKVSFIATGDPVTARLSLPTVAVDKEMGVDARSAGYSFMVEDDLGEYSAVWSADEKEGNQALYYRVRFPAKGVDTAGPIAHTGEAPQAEEPGLTGNLRAAADSVVRRAKETSSNPDTLFVGVFREITAIEGSQEIALLKRHYEEVANGQALTLLGIDLLNMAGVPARKAYAVRLDEIRGAQDPLMFVEYHDGVYWKVRDPDAATSTVDPREYFVWNRGGEALLDLGGGENSQVVFTTTRDVIPLDKLTDLRGSGLLVSTIFGLPASERQVFRYVVLIPIGAFVVVLLRNLVGIATLGTFMPVLLALALLEMDLQSGLIMFVVIVTAGLWFRFLLSRLNLLVVPRVAACVVIVTLLMMVLSVVSWHLGMRGGLRITLFPMIILAWTIERMSLIWEEEGKRSAILQVLGSMIVAYVAYFFMKDPQVRYWAFYFPELLLVLLAGIILLGRYTGYRLSELMRFKNFEEA; encoded by the coding sequence ATGGCCTCTCGAATCAAGCTGATCGCGATCGTTCTCGTCCTGACCCTGTTGGGTGGAGGGCTCGCTGCTTACAAGCACGTCAATCTGGGCATTCCGCTGATGGTCGGCAAGAAGCCGACGGAGTGGCTGGTGGAGGCGAAGGTCAGCTTCATCGCGACGGGTGATCCTGTGACCGCACGCCTGTCGCTACCGACCGTTGCGGTCGACAAGGAGATGGGAGTCGACGCCCGTTCGGCCGGTTACAGTTTCATGGTCGAGGATGATCTCGGCGAATACTCGGCGGTCTGGTCGGCGGACGAGAAGGAAGGGAACCAGGCGCTCTACTACCGGGTGCGCTTTCCGGCGAAGGGTGTGGATACGGCCGGGCCGATCGCGCATACCGGAGAGGCCCCCCAGGCGGAGGAGCCGGGCCTCACCGGCAATCTCCGCGCTGCGGCCGACAGTGTGGTGCGTCGGGCGAAGGAGACTTCATCGAATCCGGACACTCTGTTCGTCGGGGTTTTCCGCGAGATCACCGCGATTGAAGGTTCTCAGGAGATCGCTTTGCTCAAGCGTCACTACGAGGAAGTCGCGAACGGGCAGGCGTTGACCCTGCTCGGGATCGATCTGCTCAACATGGCCGGAGTGCCGGCGCGGAAGGCCTATGCGGTCAGGCTTGACGAGATCCGGGGGGCGCAGGATCCGCTGATGTTCGTCGAGTATCACGACGGCGTCTATTGGAAGGTGCGGGATCCCGATGCCGCCACTTCGACGGTCGATCCACGCGAATACTTTGTCTGGAACCGGGGTGGGGAAGCATTGCTGGATCTCGGCGGTGGCGAGAACTCGCAGGTCGTCTTCACGACCACGCGCGACGTCATCCCGCTGGACAAGTTGACCGACCTGAGGGGTTCTGGATTGCTGGTCTCGACGATCTTCGGTCTGCCGGCTTCGGAGCGGCAGGTGTTCCGCTACGTCGTCCTGATCCCGATCGGTGCGTTCGTGGTTGTTCTCCTGCGGAATCTCGTCGGGATCGCCACGCTGGGTACCTTCATGCCGGTGCTGCTCGCGCTCGCTCTGCTCGAGATGGATCTCCAGAGCGGACTCATCATGTTCGTTGTGATCGTGACGGCCGGTCTCTGGTTCCGTTTCCTTCTGTCGCGTCTCAACCTTCTTGTGGTTCCCAGAGTCGCGGCGTGCGTGGTGATCGTGACCTTGCTGATGATGGTTCTCAGTGTGGTCAGCTGGCACCTCGGCATGCGCGGCGGGCTGCGGATCACGTTGTTTCCGATGATCATTCTCGCCTGGACGATCGAACGCATGTCGCTGATCTGGGAGGAGGAGGGCAAGCGCAGCGCGATCCTGCAGGTGCTCGGATCGATGATCGTCGCATACGTGGCCTACTTCTTCATGAAGGATCCCCAGGTGCGATACTGGGCGTTCTATTTCCCCGAGTTGCTGCTGGTCCTGCTGGCTGGAATCATTCTGCTCGGGCGATATACCGGCTACCGCCTCAGCGAGTTGATGCGGTTCAAGAATTTCGAGGAGGCCTGA
- a CDS encoding dihydroorotase has translation MSETLLLKNVRVVSEDSAERPTVDVLIENGCYKSIGQGLEAPDGARVIDGAGRLLMPAMFDAHVHFREPGGESKEDIASGSEAAINGGVTGVVMMPNTTPSIDSGAVVKMVLDKAAAVSRIPIYTSGCVTKGREGKELASIDAMRNLGVTMLTDDGDSTGDPAVLYRAMQYACEFGMFFASHCEVPELAGPRALNDGPMAYRLGIKGSPACAEEIIIDRDIRLAHAAGAHIHIQHVSTKLGMETIAWWKERGDVKVTAEVSPHHLMFIDEDIGDYDTHYKMNPPLRTREDNEALLEGLKSGVFDLLATDHAPHTPFEKAQDFSVAPNGITGLETALVSMFDRFVSRGELGWDVMVKRYSAEPRRMMGLAPVPVEGGGAAEFLLFDEGGETTFSADFMKSKASNTPFLDKTLKGRIDLVVRDGVVLLER, from the coding sequence ATGTCCGAAACGCTGCTGCTGAAGAACGTCCGTGTTGTCTCCGAGGATTCCGCCGAGCGGCCGACGGTGGATGTGCTGATCGAGAACGGATGCTACAAGTCGATCGGGCAGGGCCTCGAGGCGCCGGACGGTGCCCGGGTGATCGATGGGGCAGGACGCCTGCTGATGCCTGCGATGTTCGATGCCCACGTGCACTTCCGCGAGCCGGGAGGCGAGTCGAAGGAGGACATCGCAAGCGGCAGCGAGGCGGCGATCAACGGTGGGGTGACGGGAGTCGTGATGATGCCCAACACCACTCCGTCGATTGACTCAGGTGCCGTGGTCAAGATGGTCCTCGACAAGGCGGCGGCCGTTTCCCGGATCCCGATCTACACCTCCGGTTGCGTCACCAAGGGCCGCGAAGGCAAGGAGCTGGCGTCGATCGACGCGATGCGGAACCTCGGCGTGACAATGTTGACCGATGACGGTGACTCGACGGGCGATCCGGCGGTGCTTTACCGGGCGATGCAGTATGCCTGCGAGTTCGGCATGTTCTTCGCGAGCCACTGCGAGGTGCCTGAGCTGGCCGGTCCCCGCGCGCTCAACGACGGCCCGATGGCGTATCGGCTCGGGATCAAGGGCAGCCCCGCCTGTGCTGAGGAGATCATCATCGACCGTGACATCCGGCTGGCGCACGCGGCGGGAGCGCACATCCACATCCAGCACGTTTCCACCAAGCTTGGCATGGAGACGATCGCCTGGTGGAAGGAGCGGGGCGACGTGAAAGTGACCGCCGAAGTTTCACCGCACCACCTGATGTTCATCGACGAGGACATCGGCGACTACGACACCCACTACAAGATGAACCCGCCGCTGCGGACCCGCGAGGACAACGAGGCGTTGCTCGAGGGTTTGAAGTCCGGGGTTTTCGATCTGCTGGCGACCGACCACGCGCCGCACACGCCTTTCGAGAAGGCTCAGGACTTCAGCGTCGCGCCGAATGGAATCACCGGCTTGGAAACGGCGTTGGTTTCGATGTTCGACCGCTTCGTCTCGCGGGGCGAGCTCGGCTGGGACGTCATGGTGAAGCGATACTCCGCCGAACCGCGCCGCATGATGGGTCTTGCGCCGGTGCCGGTGGAAGGGGGCGGTGCTGCCGAATTCCTGCTCTTTGATGAGGGAGGCGAGACGACCTTCAGCGCCGACTTCATGAAGTCAAAAGCAAGCAATACTCCGTTCCTCGACAAGACGCTCAAGGGTCGGATCGACCTCGTGGTCCGCGATGGTGTGGTGCTGCTGGAGCGGTAG